A segment of the bacterium genome:
CTCGACGCGCTTCTCCGGCACCAGGCGGGCGACGAACAGCACGTAGTCGCCGGCGGTCAGCCCGAAGCGCCGCAGCAGCGCCGCGTCGAGCGGCGCCTCCGGCGTCAGGTCGGTGCCGTTCGGGATCAGCGTCGAGCCGCGCCCGTAGGTGGTCCGGTAGTACGTCTCGAGATCGCGCGACACGGTGATCAGCTCGTCGACGCTGCGCACCAGCCAGCGTTCGGCGCGGCGCAGGACGCGCGCCCCCAGGCCGCGCCACTTGGCGCGCTGCCAGTCGATGCCGTGGACCGTCGCCACGGTCGGCACGCCGGCGCGGCGGTGCAGCGGCGCCGCCAGCCCGGGGGCGAGGGCGTGCAGGTGCACGACGTCGTAGCCGCCGCGCCACAGCGCGTGGGCGCTGCTGGTGAAGACGTGCGACACCGTCCCCAGGCTGCGGCCGTTCAGCGCCGGCGTGCGCAGCAGCCGCATGCCGCGGTAGCGCTGCGGCGAGCGCGGCGCGTATTCGGGCCGGCAGTAGACGGTCACCTCGTGGCCGCGCGCCGCCAGCGCCCCGTACAGGCTCTCGGTCACCCGCTCGACGCCGCTGTAGGCGCTCGGAATGCCGCGCGGCCCGATGACCGCGATGCGCAGTGGTCGTGACATGACGCTCCCCTCCTCCCGACGGCGGCGCGGCGCCCCGGGCACCCCATCGCTGGCGGCGGTGCCTCAGGGCGGGGCGGCGCCGTCCCGCACGTAGTGGCGCCAGTGGCGCCGGTAGTACGCCGTCGTCCGCTCGACGCCGGCGCGCAGGTCGACCCGCGAGCGCCAGCCGGTGAGCTGGCGCAGGCGGCTGAGGTCGGCGACCACGTCGCCGGTCTCGATCTTCTCGTACGCCGCCGGCCACGGCACGTAGTCGATGCGGCCGCGGCCGACCACCTCGACCACCGTCTCGACCATGTCGCGGAAGCGGGTCGGCACGCCGGAGCCGATGTTGACGACGCCGCCGATCGCCTGCGGCGAGACGGCGCAGCGCAGGAACGCCTCGGCGAGGTCGTCGATGTAGACGTAGTCGCGCCGCTGCTGGCCGTCGCCGAACACCTGGATGGTGCGGCCCTCCAGCGCCTGGCGGATGAACCAGCCGACCATGCAGTAGCGGTTGTGGTGGATCTGCTGCCGCGGCCCGTACGGGTTGGTGATGCGCAGGGCGATCGTCGGCAGGCCGAAGTTCTGGTGGTAGATCGCCAGGTACTTCTCCGAGGCGAGCTTGTGGACGCCGTAGAGGCTGACCGGATTGGCGGGCGACTCCTCGCTGACGCAGGCCTCGGCCACCTTGCCGATCACCATGCGGCTCGACGCCAGCACGATCACCGGCGCGACCCGGAGCTGGCGGCACTCCTCGAGCAGTTGCAGGGTCAGGCCGGCGTTCAGCATGAGGTCCTCGAACGGCATGCTGAGGCTGTCGATGTACGCCACCTGCGCCGCCAGGTGGAACACGAAGTCGGCCGCGGCGAGATGCGGCCGCACCGCGCCGAGATCGCGCAGGTCGTGGACCAGCGTGGTCAACCGCTCGCCGTCGACGTCGTGGACGTTGAACCAGTTGCCGCCGTAGCGCGGATCGAGCGAGTCGATCACCGTCACCTCGGCGCCGTAGCCGCACAGGCGGTGCGCCAGCGTGCTGCCGAGGAAACCGAGGCCGCCGGTGATGAGCACGCGCCGGTCGCGGTAGCGCGCCGCGAGGTCGGGCTCCGGCGGCGGCGGCGCGACGGCGAGGGCGGGCGCGCCGTTGACGTACGGCACGGCATCGGGCTGCGGGTGGGGAGTGATCATCGGGGCACCTCCGCGGCAACGGCAATGGATCGGCGATAGGCCCACGCGTAGGCGAGCCCGGAGAGGACGGAGCAGCCGGCGAGCGCGACCACCGCGCCCCAGACGCCGGCGAGACACGTCCCGGCGGTGATGAGGAGCAGGAAGACCAGCAGCTTGGCGCCGCCCAGCCAGGTGACCGCGTCGACCCGCCCGACGGCGCGCAGCGCCTGCCCGAACAGGTAGCTCTCGTACCGCCACGGCAGCGCGGCGGCGAGCACGGCCATCAGCGGCGCCACCGCCGGCACGTGGAAGAAGCCGTAGGCGAGCACCGTCGCGCCGACCAGCAGCGCCGCGGCGACGCCCAGCGCCATGCGCCGCACCTGTCCGTGCACGCGGCCCACCAGCGCCGGCCCGCGCTCGACCATCTCGGGGTACTTCGACTGCACGAAGGTCCAGCACGCCGAGTCGGCGGCCATCAGCAGTTGCTGGCAGAGACGGAAGACGCCGAGCTCGCCGCGCGCGACGACGGCGCCGAGCACCAGCGGCGCCGCCTGCTCGCCGAGCAGGCCGAGCAGGTCCGGGGCGAGCCAGCGCGCGCCGTCGCGGGCGATGGCGCCGACGCGGCGCAGCGGCAGGCGCTCGAGGCGGAAGCCGCCCCAGATCAGCAGCACCGAGCCGACGCGGGCCGCGAGCAGGGTCAGCGCCAGCGCCGGCGCGCTGGCGCACCACAGCCAGCCGACGAGCAGGCCGGCGGTCTCGCACAGCGGCGCGATCAGACCCGGGTGGAAGCGCCGGATCATGATCGACAGCATCATGCCGAGGTTCTGCAGGCCGATGAAGAAGCCGCTCAGGGCGACGACGAAGATCACCAGCCATTCGCCGCGGTCGTGCGCCTGCGCGGTCGCGTAGAGCGCCAGCAGCGGCACCACCAGCGGCAGTTGCACGAGGAACAGCAGCAGCGCCGCGAAGCACGACTGGCCGTGCGACTGTCGCTGCCGCGGCAGGTAGGCGCCGAGGCCGAGCGCGCATACCGTCGCCAGGATGTTCACCGCCGCGATGCCGAGCGCGAAGGCGCCGACGGTGGCGAGGCCGAAGCGCTGCACGAGCACGATCGACAGCAGCAGCCCGTTCACCAACTGCACGCCGCGCCCGACGAGCAGCAGCAGCGAGCCCCGCTGCTCGGCGGGAATGTCGATCGCCCACGAGCGCGGCGCGCGGCGCGGGCGCCCCGCCCGCAGCGCGGCGGCCGGCATGACGAGCACGTCGGGATCGTCCGGCGGCAGCTCTCGCATCGCGCGCTCAGCCCCCCGCGCCGCGGGCGGGACGCCGCCGCTCCCAGTACCCGTAACCGGCGAGCAGCGGCAGGGTCAGCGCCGCCACCAGGCGCCGGTCGCGGGGCGCCATCTGCGACCGCCACGCCTCGTCGGGGCGGATCGCGACCTCGCCGACGAGGAAGCGGGTCGGGTTGCCCGACGCCGTGTGGTTCGGACGCAGCGTCGCCGTCGCGCCGCGCAGGAACGGCAGCGCCGGCGGCTCGCCGATCGCCGTCAGGATGCGGCGCAGCACCGCCGCCGGGTCGCGGGCGAAGTCCTCGTAGGCGACGCGCACGGCGCGCGCCGCCGTCCAGCGGAAGACGTGGCAGAGGCCGTTGAAGACCGCCCACCACGCCGCGCTCTGCGCCGCCGAGTAGCGGTGCATGTAGGCGCGCTTCCAGTGGACGTCGGGAATCTCCTTGCGCTTCATCCAGGAGAAGGCGACGGCGCGGCTGTCGCGCACCAGGTGCACCACCGACAGGCGCACCCCCGGCAGGGTGGCGAGCAGGAAGGCGTAGGAGGGCTCCTTCGACGAGTCGATCAGCCAGCGGCAGCCCGACACCTGGCGGATGGCGCGGTAGAGCGGCAGCAGCGCGGCGGCGAAGCGGGCGTGGTCGCGCCGATAGGCGGCGCTCGGCCGCAGCGTCAGGTAGGGGATGTAGCGGGTGCGGTTGACGCGCCGCGACAGCGCCACCAGGTCGCCGCCGTCGACGCGGTCGATGCCGCCGAACGCGACCGCCATCACCTCGCGCCAGAAGGCGCAGTCGCGGAACGGCACGCCGCAGCCGCAGAGCTGGTTCTGCACCACGCCGCGCTCCCAGACGTGGCGCAGCTCGCCGGCGGCGCAGAAGCCGTCGAGCTGGCCGAGGCAGCGCTCGACCAGCGTGCTGCCGCTGCGGCCGAAGCCGCCGATGTAGAGGATGTCGAGGGGGGCGTCCGACACGGGAGCCTCCGGGGTGCGCGGGATGCGGTGGGGTCGCCTTCAGGGCTCGGCCGCGGGTCGCGGACGGGTCGCCAGGACGGCGTGGAAGCCGGCGCGCATGGCGCCGCGGACGGCGCGGTAGAAGCGCTGCTGTCCGGCCGGCGGCAGCGGCCAGGCGCCGAGGTGCAGGGCGAGCATGCCGAGCGCCCGCCAATCGCGCAGCGGCAGGGTCGGCGCCTGGCGCAGGGCGGCGGCGAAGAGCTGCCGCGAGCGCGCCACCTGGCCGTTGGAGAACGCCTTGCGGCTGGCGATGCGCAGGCCCTCGGCGTGGCTGCGCGCCGCGTCGCGGGCGGTGAAGCCGGGCACGTAGGCGCGGAAGCGCTCGAGGGCGCGGACGTAGCCGCGGACGAAGTCGTCGTAGGTGGTCGACATGCTGCCGGCGCGCACCCGGTAGCCGGTGAGCACCGCCGGCAGCAGGCGGACCTCGTAGCCGCTGCACGCCGCGGCGCGCACCCACATCTCGAAGTCCTCGCAGCTCCCCAGCGACTCGTCGAACAGGCCGGCGCGGGCGAACACCTCGCGCCGCGCCACCACCGTGCTGCCGTTGCCGACGTGGTTGCGGCGGATCAGGTCGCGCGCCGACGGCGCCCGGCAGCGCGACAGCAGGTACTGGCCGGTGCGGGCGCCGCGCTCGTCGAGGTAGGCGGAGTGCGAGAAGGTGAGGCCGACGCGCGGCGCGGCGGCGAGCAGCGCCAGGTGCCGCTCCGCCTTGCGGGCGAACCAGAGATCGTCGGCGTCGCAGAAGCCGATCAGCGGCGCGCGCGCCAGCAGCAGGCCGCTGTTGCGGGCGCCGGCGAGACCGCGGTTCGCCTGCACGGCGACGGTGAGGCGCGGGTCGGCGATGCCGGCCAGCACCGCGAGGCTGTCGTCGCGCGAGCCGTCGTCGACCACCACCACCTCGAGATCCGGCATGGTCTGCGCGAACAGCGACGCCAGGGTGTCGCGGACGTAGGGCGCGGTGTCGTAGCTGGGCACGATCACGGAGAGGCGCAGGCGCCGCGCCGGCACCGCCGCCCGGCGGAGGACGGTGAGCTGGCGCGGCAACGGGCCGGGGTCGCGGAGGGCGGCGGTCACGTGGCGGAGGCGAGGAGGCGGGGGCGGAGCGCGGCGGCGAGCGGGGCGCGCGCCGGCCGCGGCGCGCTCAGCGCGTCGAGCGCGACGCCGAGCCAGAGGAAGGCGTAGAGGGTCGGCACGACCAGGCTGTAGAGGCCTTCGCCGATGCCCGTGAGGGCCACGGCGGCGAGCAGCATGAGGGTGTTCCGCCGCAGCGCCGGCGGCCCGGGGGCGCGCGCGACCAGCCAGGCGGTGCGCAGCAGGGCGAAGAGGAAGGCGGCGAGGGTGAGCGCGCCGCCGAGGTACATGAGGCCGAGGTAGGTCGAGTGGCTGCCCGGCACCATCGTGCCGCCACCGGCCATCACCTGCGGGAAGTCCTCCGGGTACACCGGATCGCCGGGCCAGCCGTGGCCGAGCAGCGGCGCCGTCGCCAGACCCTCGCGGGTGGCCAGGTAGACGAGATCGCGCGAGCGGGTGGCGCTCGGCCGCAGGTCGTCGAAGCGCTCGTGCACCCGGTCGACCAGCGCCGTCGGCGTCCCCCAGCCGATGGTGCCGACGATCCCGATCGCCGCGCCGGCGGTGACCCCAGCGGCCACCAGCAGCCCCTGCACGGCGCGCGGCCAGTCGAGGAAGCGGCGCAGGCCGGCGGTGAGGATGAGCAGCAGCGCCGCCAGGCGGCTCATGCTGGCGGCGACCATGAAGAGGCCGCAGCCGATCGCCAGTCGGCGCCGCCAGCGCGCCGGCTCGTTGGCGGCGACGAAGATCAGGCACAGGCCGCCGAAGCCCATGGCGGTGGTCCACGGGAAGAGCAGCGACAGGCGCGGCAGGAGGACGCCGAACAGCTCCTCCCAATTGTAGAGCAGCATGCCGAAGTAGAACGAGGTCGACGGCAGGCTCACCGGCAGCAGGCGGCCGATCGGGGTCAGCACGTGCAGGTACTGCCAGCCCTGCGCCAGCGCCAGCGGGTAGAGCACCAGCGCCAGGGCGGCGCAGGCGTAGCCCACCCGCGCGGCGGCGCGCAGCAGGCGCTGGGCGTCGAGCACGCCGCTGGCGCCGATGGCGATGCAGGCGCCGAGCATCAGCCAGCCGAGCACGTAGCTGGCGAGCGCGTGGCGCACGATGAGGAACGGCGGCTGCCCGGCGGCGATCAGGTTGGCGCCCGACGAGAGCAACTGGCAGGCGGCGACCGCGAGCCACGGCCAGGCGAATCCCCAGGCGCGCGGCGACCGCACCGCGAACAGCGCCGTGCCGCCGATCAGCAGCACCGCGCACGGCAGCACCAGCCCGATCGCCCACAGCAGCGGCAGGGCGGTGAAGTAGGCGACGATCAGCCGCTCGGGGAGCGAGGACCGGCGCATCGGGCGCGGCGCGGGCGCCGCCGGCGCTGGGGCGCGACCGTCCATCAGTAGGCGTTCTGCCGCGACAGCACCGCGGGGATGGTCTGCGCCAGGATCTTCAGATCGAGCGCCAGCGACCAGTTGTCGATGTACTCCATGTCGGAGCGGATCCAGGCGTCGAACTCCGGCGTGCGGCGGCGCACCTGCCACAGACAGGTGATGCCGGGCTTCACGCTGAAGCGGCGCTTGTGCCAGCGCACGTCGATGCGCTCGACGTCGCGCACCGGCAGCGGCCGCGGCCCGACCAGGCTCATCTCGCCGCGCAGCACGTTCACGAGCTGCGGCAGCTCGTCGAGGCTGGTGGCGCGCAGCCAGCGCCCGAGGCGGGTGACGCGCGGATCGGCCCTGATCTTGAACACCGGCCCCTCGGCCTCGTTGCGCGCCTCGAGCGCCGCCTGCAGGCGCTCGGCGTCGGGCACCATGGTGCGGAACTTGAGGGCGCGGAAGCGGCGGCGGTTCAGGCCGATGCGCTCCTGGGCGAAGATCACCGGCCCGGGCGAGTCGAGCTTGATGGCGATGGCGATGGCGAGCAGCGCCGGCGCCAGCAGCGCCAGGCCGGCGAGGGCGCCGGCGAGGTCGATCAGCCGCTTGGCGGCGAGCAGGGCGGCATCGTCGGGGCCGCTGCCGATGGTCATCACCGCGCGCCCGACCAGGCTGTCCGCCGCCGCCCAGGCGCCGGGGACGACGCTGAGGTCGGCGAGCAGCCGCACCAGCACGCCCTGCTCCTCGCACAGCGACACCATCTTCGCGACCACCGGCTGCGAGCGGTCGAGCGGGAAGGCGAGGAAGACCTCGTCGATCGGCTGCCGGTCGAGCGCCGCCTCCAGGCGCACCAGCGCCGCCTGCGCCCGCGCCGCCGCGGTGTCGCCGCTGCCGGCGGCGTCGATGACCTCGACGATGCGGTAGCCGAGCGTCCCGCGCGCCCCGAGGTCATCGGCGGCGCGGCGCGCCGCCTCGCCCTCGCCGGCGACGATGACGTCGCGCAGATTGCGCCCGGCGCGGCGCGCCAGCGCGCCGACGGCGCGCAGCAGGCGGCGGCCGGCGGCCAGCAGCAGCACGCTCAGCGCCCACAGCGTCACCGCCAGCGCGCCGCCGAGGCGCTGGTAGCCGAGCAGCGCGCCGAGCAGCGGCACCGGCGCGGCGGCGAGCGCGGCGGCGAAGGCGACGTCGCGCAGCTCGCGGCTGGCGGTGGCCAGGCGATACGAGCCGTAGAGCCCGATGCTGGCCAGCGCCAGGTGCCAGTAGAAGAGGTACAGCGCCAGCAGCAGCACCTCGGCGAGGCTCAGCGAGCGCTCCAGCAGCCCGGGGAGCGGCAGCCCGGCGCTGAGCGCCAGCGCTGCGGCGATGGCGCAGAGCACCAGCAGCAGGTCGACGGCGCCCAGTCCGGTGAGCAGCATCTGGCGACGTGGGGTCATGCCTCCTCCTCCGTGCGGCCGCGGCCGGTTCAGGTGTCGCGGCCCGTCAGCACCACGCCGACGGTGACGCAGCCGCCCTCGCGCGCGCGCTCGGCGGCGGCGCGCAGGGCGGCGCGCGTGGTGACGCCGGTCTCGGCGACCAGCAGCAGGCCGTCGCAGGCGCCGGCCAGGAGCACGGCATCGAGCGAGCGCTGGAGCGGCGGCGCCTCGATCAGGCGCAGCGGCGCCGGCGGCTGCGCGTCCAGCCAGGCGCGCAGCGCCGCGCCGAGCTCCGGCCCGTCGAGCGGCAGCGGCAGTGGCGCCGCGTCGCCGTCGCGCGCCCGGAGCAGCGGCGCGTCAAGTCCGGTCGCGCCCGGCGACGGCGAGCGCCACCCGCCGTTCCGGCGCCGCCGGCGTAAACCGAAAGAGGTCGGGTGGCGCGCGCCGCGGCTGCAGCGCGTCGACCGAAAGTGACCACCGGTGGGAGAGGCGCACGGCGCGCCGTCGCGGCGGGCGAGCGCGCAGCCGATCGAGCAGCGCGTCGAGTCTCGGTTTGAGTGGCGGGCGCGGTCGCCGGTCGCCGCCATTCACGCCGGCGCCGGGTGGCGTCAGGTGTCGCGCGCCGCGAGCGGCTCGCCGCGATCGTTGCCGGCGCCGCGTGGCGCCCGCGGCGCCGGCGGCGCCGCCATTCGTCCCTCGCGCTCCAGTCGTCGCAAGGCTCGCATGTACGTGCTCATCCCTCGTCCCCCTGCCGGTTGGCGGCCGGCGGCACGCGCAACGTGTCGCCGGCGGTGAGGCGATCGCCGCCGCGCAGCTCCGGATTGGCGGCGCGCAGGCGGCGCACCGCCGCCGGGCCGCCGCTGCCGTAATGGCGGCGGGCGATCGACGACAGCGTCTGTCCCTTCCGCACCACCACCACCTGGTCGCCCGGCGGCGGCGGCGCGGCGAGACCCGATTCGAGCCCGGCGTCACCGCCCGGCGCCGGCGCGGCGGGCGCGGCGGATGCGACCGACACGGCCGCGGGCGCGGCTGGCGGCGGTGGCGCGCGCAGCGAGCTGAGCGCCGTCGCGGACGCCCGCCGCCGCCAGCACGCCGGTGCGGCGCCGCCCAGGCGGCGCCGCGCCGCGCCCGTCGCGGCAGCCAGCGCGCGATCGCCGTCAGCGGCGGCTGGCGCGCATCGCCGCCCAGACGTCGCCGGCGCGCACGCGCCGGGCGCCGCGGCCGTAGGCGGAGAGCAGCGCGGTGTGCGCCAGGACGTTCAGGCGGCGCGGCAGGCCGCGCGCGGCGACGACGAGCAGCGCCCGCGCCGCGGGCGTGAGCAGCGCCGGCGGCGCCCCGGCGCGCGCCAGGCGGTGCGCCAGGTAGCGCGCCGCCTCGCCGGCGGCGAGCGGCCCCAGGGCGCAGCGATGGGCGACGCGCTCGTTCACCTGGCGCAGGGCCGGGCGGCGCAGGATGGCCGCCAGCTCCGGCTGGCCGACGAGAACGACCTGCAGCAGCTTCGCCGAGTACGTTTCGAAGTTGGTGAGCAGCCGCACCTGCTCGAAGGCATCGGCGTCGAGGTGCTGCGCCTCGTCGATGACCA
Coding sequences within it:
- a CDS encoding glycosyltransferase family 4 protein gives rise to the protein MSRPLRIAVIGPRGIPSAYSGVERVTESLYGALAARGHEVTVYCRPEYAPRSPQRYRGMRLLRTPALNGRSLGTVSHVFTSSAHALWRGGYDVVHLHALAPGLAAPLHRRAGVPTVATVHGIDWQRAKWRGLGARVLRRAERWLVRSVDELITVSRDLETYYRTTYGRGSTLIPNGTDLTPEAPLDAALLRRFGLTAGDYVLFVARLVPEKRVEDLIRAFRGVDTAARLAIVGDSSHTDAYAAGLRREAAADGRVVFTGVQPRQHVESLFRGAAAFVLPSELEGMSMALLQALEMGVPSIVSGLPVHHELLDGIAGYDLFFPAGDVAALRDRLRRLLARRDHYLPVARRAQAHIRRAHSWPAIAERTERLYERLVARRRASPGAAAWALGDGAAGEGGR
- a CDS encoding NAD-dependent epimerase/dehydratase family protein, which gives rise to MITPHPQPDAVPYVNGAPALAVAPPPPEPDLAARYRDRRVLITGGLGFLGSTLAHRLCGYGAEVTVIDSLDPRYGGNWFNVHDVDGERLTTLVHDLRDLGAVRPHLAAADFVFHLAAQVAYIDSLSMPFEDLMLNAGLTLQLLEECRQLRVAPVIVLASSRMVIGKVAEACVSEESPANPVSLYGVHKLASEKYLAIYHQNFGLPTIALRITNPYGPRQQIHHNRYCMVGWFIRQALEGRTIQVFGDGQQRRDYVYIDDLAEAFLRCAVSPQAIGGVVNIGSGVPTRFRDMVETVVEVVGRGRIDYVPWPAAYEKIETGDVVADLSRLRQLTGWRSRVDLRAGVERTTAYYRRHWRHYVRDGAAPP
- a CDS encoding oligosaccharide flippase family protein, whose protein sequence is MRELPPDDPDVLVMPAAALRAGRPRRAPRSWAIDIPAEQRGSLLLLVGRGVQLVNGLLLSIVLVQRFGLATVGAFALGIAAVNILATVCALGLGAYLPRQRQSHGQSCFAALLLFLVQLPLVVPLLALYATAQAHDRGEWLVIFVVALSGFFIGLQNLGMMLSIMIRRFHPGLIAPLCETAGLLVGWLWCASAPALALTLLAARVGSVLLIWGGFRLERLPLRRVGAIARDGARWLAPDLLGLLGEQAAPLVLGAVVARGELGVFRLCQQLLMAADSACWTFVQSKYPEMVERGPALVGRVHGQVRRMALGVAAALLVGATVLAYGFFHVPAVAPLMAVLAAALPWRYESYLFGQALRAVGRVDAVTWLGGAKLLVFLLLITAGTCLAGVWGAVVALAGCSVLSGLAYAWAYRRSIAVAAEVPR
- a CDS encoding sulfotransferase; its protein translation is MSDAPLDILYIGGFGRSGSTLVERCLGQLDGFCAAGELRHVWERGVVQNQLCGCGVPFRDCAFWREVMAVAFGGIDRVDGGDLVALSRRVNRTRYIPYLTLRPSAAYRRDHARFAAALLPLYRAIRQVSGCRWLIDSSKEPSYAFLLATLPGVRLSVVHLVRDSRAVAFSWMKRKEIPDVHWKRAYMHRYSAAQSAAWWAVFNGLCHVFRWTAARAVRVAYEDFARDPAAVLRRILTAIGEPPALPFLRGATATLRPNHTASGNPTRFLVGEVAIRPDEAWRSQMAPRDRRLVAALTLPLLAGYGYWERRRPARGAGG
- a CDS encoding exopolysaccharide biosynthesis polyprenyl glycosylphosphotransferase yields the protein MTPRRQMLLTGLGAVDLLLVLCAIAAALALSAGLPLPGLLERSLSLAEVLLLALYLFYWHLALASIGLYGSYRLATASRELRDVAFAAALAAAPVPLLGALLGYQRLGGALAVTLWALSVLLLAAGRRLLRAVGALARRAGRNLRDVIVAGEGEAARRAADDLGARGTLGYRIVEVIDAAGSGDTAAARAQAALVRLEAALDRQPIDEVFLAFPLDRSQPVVAKMVSLCEEQGVLVRLLADLSVVPGAWAAADSLVGRAVMTIGSGPDDAALLAAKRLIDLAGALAGLALLAPALLAIAIAIKLDSPGPVIFAQERIGLNRRRFRALKFRTMVPDAERLQAALEARNEAEGPVFKIRADPRVTRLGRWLRATSLDELPQLVNVLRGEMSLVGPRPLPVRDVERIDVRWHKRRFSVKPGITCLWQVRRRTPEFDAWIRSDMEYIDNWSLALDLKILAQTIPAVLSRQNAY
- a CDS encoding LysM peptidoglycan-binding domain-containing protein, with amino-acid sequence MSVASAAPAAPAPGGDAGLESGLAAPPPPGDQVVVVRKGQTLSSIARRHYGSGGPAAVRRLRAANPELRGGDRLTAGDTLRVPPAANRQGDEG
- a CDS encoding AAA family ATPase, yielding MYEAHFGLTADPFSLSPDPAFLYPSPAHAEALAGLRIALASRRGLATLIGEVGTGKTTLLYALLRDAEPAIAAAYLANPSLGFAALLRQALADWGVPCDGGDRAAMLAALHAFLRRCAEDGRIAALVIDEAQHLDADAFEQVRLLTNFETYSAKLLQVVLVGQPELAAILRRPALRQVNERVAHRCALGPLAAGEAARYLAHRLARAGAPPALLTPAARALLVVAARGLPRRLNVLAHTALLSAYGRGARRVRAGDVWAAMRASRR